The following coding sequences are from one Lolium rigidum isolate FL_2022 chromosome 6, APGP_CSIRO_Lrig_0.1, whole genome shotgun sequence window:
- the LOC124659937 gene encoding uncharacterized protein LOC124659937, with product MAPWMRRQSSLWRCRPPRPVPSPVAGLASWRRSARDSVKVVRVLGLPRLVLVAASYLLLFDSSRVLLYKSISFVSVDEVSKNESGGAEHIAVGFWLLYLSACHALDFFTDRCRSHHLMQ from the exons ATGGCGCCATGGATGAGGAGGCAAAGCTCGTTGTGGAGGTGCCGTCCGCCGCGTCCCGTGCCGTCACCGGTGGCCGGCCTTGCCTCATGGCGCCGATCTGCCAGGGATTCGGTTAAG GTCGTCCGTGTGCTGGGATTGCCGCGTCTGGTGCTGGTGGCTGCTTCGTATCTCCTGCTATTCGATTCTTCCCGTG TTCTACTATACAAGAGCATTTCATTTGTGAGCGTGGATGAGGTTTCCAAAAACGAATCTGGAGGGGCGGAACACATTGCCGTCGGTTTTTG GCTATTGTATTTGTCGGCGTGTCATGCTTTAGATTTCTTCACAGACAGATGTAGGTCTCATCACCTAATGCAATAG